The following DNA comes from Alphaproteobacteria bacterium HT1-32.
CGGTCTTCAATGTCGCCATTCCCTTCATCGACAGGCATCTGGTTGAAGGCCGTGGTGACAAGGTTGCTGTCAGGACAGTCGGTCAGGCAGACATCAGTTACCGGGAACTGGCTGACGGTGTCTCGAAAGCCGGCAATGTGCTGCTGGATGCCGGGGTGCGACCCGGTGAGCGGGCCCTGATGGTCATCAAGGACTGCCCGCATTTCCATTATGTTTTCTGGGGTGCGATCAAGGCCGGTATCATTGCCGTACCGCTGAATACCCTGCTCAAGGCCAAAGACTACAGGTTCATGATTGAAGATTCCGGCTGTACCGCGCTGATCTATTCGCCGGAATTTGCCGGCGAGGTTGAAGCCGCCCTCAGCGATGTATCATCGCCCCCCGGAACCATCATGCTGACAGAGGGTGGTGAGGGCAGTCTGCTGAACCGGATGGCCGGTGCCAGTGTGACCCTTACCCCGCAGCCGACGACAGAAGATGACGACTGTTTCTGGCTCTATTCTTCCGGCACCACCGGCACGCCAAAGGGCGCGATCCACCGGCATCGCGACATGGTTGTCACCAGCCAGCATTATGGCGTCGACGTGCTTGGCATCCGGGAAGACGATGTCACTTTCTCCGCTGCCAAACTGTTCTTTGCCTATGGTCTCGGCAACAACCTGACCTTTCCACTCTGGGTCGGGGCAACGGCTGTCCTGTTCCCCGGCGCACCGACACCGGCCGCCATGTTCGAGACGATAGGGACCTACCGGCCAACGCTCTATTTCGGCGTCCCCACGCTTTATGCCGCACAGCTTCGCCTGCTTGAACGACAGCCACAGGACACAAGTTCACTACGGCTTTGTGTGTCGGCGGGTGAAGCCCTGCCCGGCGACATGTTCCGCCGCTGGGAAGGTGCCACCGGCACAAAAATTCTCGACGGCATCGGTTCGACCGAAGCCCTGCATATCTTCATCTCCAATCTCGAAGATGATGTGAAACCGGGTGCCAGCGGCAGAATCGTGCCCAGCTATGAAGCAAGGATCGTCGATGAAAACGGGGCTGAATCTGCCGATGGTGAAGCCGGAAAACTGCTGATCCGGGGGGCATCGACGGCCCGGATTTACTGGAATAATCCGGAAAAGACTGCCGATACCATGATGGCTGACGGCTGGCTGAATACGGGTGACACCTACATCCGCGACGGCGACGGCTATTACACCTATTGCGGCCGTTCTGACGACATGATGAAGGTCGGTGGCATCTGGTGCTCACCCTTCGAGATCGAGGCCCGGCTGGTTGAACATCCGGAGGTACTGGAAGCCGCCGTCGTCGGCCATGAGGATGAATCCGGCCTGACCAAACCGAAAGCCTTCATTGTCCTGAAAGACGCTGACCGGCCATCAGACGACATCTGTGCGGCCCTGACCGACCACTGCAAGGAAGGGCTCGCACGGTACAAATATCCCCGCTGGTTCGAATTCGTCGAGGCCCTGCCAAAGACCGCGACCGGCAAAATTCAGCGTTTCAAACTTCGGAGCTAAAACCAGTAAATGTCATCTGCCACTCACCCCACGGATACCGCCCCCCTTCAGATTTCTGACATCAGAGGATTCCATGTTCCCGGTGATTATGTCGATACCGACAGCGGGGAGATGATGAGCGGCGGTATTTTCGTCGAGCATTACAAACCTGCGAAAGTCCTGAAATCCGCCCCTATCGTCATGGTTCATGGCAACTGGCAGACCGCTGCCAACTTTACCGGCACACCGGACGGCCGCCGTGGCTGGGCCCATGACTTTCTGCGGGCCGGATATGAAGTCTATCTGATCGATCAGCCCGCACGCGGACGTTCCGGAAATCCGGCCGATCTGCATGGCGTCCGCGAAGGCAAAACGGTCGAGTTCGTCGAACAGCGTTTTACCAATTCAGCGGCATGGAAGCTCTGGCCGCAGGCTGCCACACATACCCAGTGGCCCGGCACCGGACGCAAGGGTGACCCTGCCTTTGACCGGCTCTATGCCTCGCAGGTGGAATCACTGGTCGACCGTCGCGTGACGGAACAGCTCAATCTCGCCGCCAACATCCGGCTTGCTGAACAGATCGGCCCGGCCATCTGGCTCACCCATTCCCAGTCCGGCCCCTTTGGCTTTGCGCTGGCTGATGCCTGCCCCGACAAGGTTCTGGCCCTGCTGAGCATTGAGCCAAATGGCCCGACCTTTCATGAATGCCTGATGATGGGCGAAGCCGATGGCTGGTTCCGTGATTCCGAGGAAGTCGTGCGGCCACTTGGTGCCGGACAGTTGCTGATGAATTTCGAGCCGCCCCTGCCCGCCGGACAGCCCCTGCCCTCACAACGCCAGACCAAAGCAGACGGACCGGGACTGATTCCCTGCCACCTTCAGGCAGAACCCGCCCGGCAGC
Coding sequences within:
- a CDS encoding benzoate-CoA ligase family protein codes for the protein MQDHTVTIDSGQAPTGITYAPVFNVAIPFIDRHLVEGRGDKVAVRTVGQADISYRELADGVSKAGNVLLDAGVRPGERALMVIKDCPHFHYVFWGAIKAGIIAVPLNTLLKAKDYRFMIEDSGCTALIYSPEFAGEVEAALSDVSSPPGTIMLTEGGEGSLLNRMAGASVTLTPQPTTEDDDCFWLYSSGTTGTPKGAIHRHRDMVVTSQHYGVDVLGIREDDVTFSAAKLFFAYGLGNNLTFPLWVGATAVLFPGAPTPAAMFETIGTYRPTLYFGVPTLYAAQLRLLERQPQDTSSLRLCVSAGEALPGDMFRRWEGATGTKILDGIGSTEALHIFISNLEDDVKPGASGRIVPSYEARIVDENGAESADGEAGKLLIRGASTARIYWNNPEKTADTMMADGWLNTGDTYIRDGDGYYTYCGRSDDMMKVGGIWCSPFEIEARLVEHPEVLEAAVVGHEDESGLTKPKAFIVLKDADRPSDDICAALTDHCKEGLARYKYPRWFEFVEALPKTATGKIQRFKLRS
- a CDS encoding alpha/beta fold hydrolase — encoded protein: MSSATHPTDTAPLQISDIRGFHVPGDYVDTDSGEMMSGGIFVEHYKPAKVLKSAPIVMVHGNWQTAANFTGTPDGRRGWAHDFLRAGYEVYLIDQPARGRSGNPADLHGVREGKTVEFVEQRFTNSAAWKLWPQAATHTQWPGTGRKGDPAFDRLYASQVESLVDRRVTEQLNLAANIRLAEQIGPAIWLTHSQSGPFGFALADACPDKVLALLSIEPNGPTFHECLMMGEADGWFRDSEEVVRPLGAGQLLMNFEPPLPAGQPLPSQRQTKADGPGLIPCHLQAEPARQLPSLGNLKLAIVVGEASYHAPYDHCTAAFLGQAGVPVDLIRLEDRGINGNGHMMMLEQNNHEIADLLLQWLDERKL